A window of Natrinema versiforme contains these coding sequences:
- a CDS encoding CBS domain-containing protein, translated as MNVADAMTPREDVVTADLPGTRSDVLEYIQEQSFSSVPVVKATDDGLEYRGLISRETLIDQPDEDQLVMLMEEDVPTTTAGTALEDVARTMVEEGARRVPVVDGEFEGIITVTDVIHAIAAGDQATEGTVDSYASEDVNTTYEGTPLPVAERELSYANVPYTVALDDDGRMSGVLTEVDILEVARIVEGEEETGDNFGDQDDEWSWEGIKAVGSRYLPTRDIEIPAGPVRGFMSDDVVTVAADTTVQEAAQRMISNDIEQIPLVTGEELVGIVCDVDLLEALYE; from the coding sequence ATGAACGTAGCCGACGCGATGACGCCCCGCGAAGACGTGGTGACCGCCGACCTGCCGGGGACCCGCTCGGACGTCCTCGAGTACATCCAAGAACAGTCGTTCTCGTCCGTCCCGGTCGTCAAAGCGACCGACGACGGCCTCGAGTACCGGGGGCTGATCTCCCGGGAGACGCTCATCGACCAGCCCGACGAGGACCAGCTTGTCATGCTGATGGAGGAGGACGTTCCGACGACGACCGCCGGGACCGCGCTCGAGGACGTCGCGCGGACGATGGTCGAGGAAGGGGCACGCCGCGTGCCGGTCGTGGACGGGGAATTCGAGGGCATCATCACGGTGACGGACGTGATTCACGCGATCGCGGCCGGCGATCAGGCGACCGAGGGCACCGTCGACTCCTACGCGAGCGAGGACGTGAACACGACCTACGAGGGCACGCCCCTGCCCGTCGCCGAGCGGGAACTCTCCTACGCGAACGTCCCCTACACCGTCGCGCTGGACGACGACGGCCGGATGAGCGGCGTCCTCACGGAAGTCGACATCCTCGAGGTCGCTCGCATCGTCGAGGGCGAAGAGGAGACGGGCGACAATTTCGGCGATCAGGACGACGAGTGGTCGTGGGAGGGGATCAAGGCCGTCGGCAGCCGCTATCTCCCCACGCGGGACATCGAGATCCCGGCGGGGCCGGTCCGGGGGTTCATGAGCGACGACGTGGTGACGGTCGCGGCGGACACGACGGTCCAGGAGGCCGCACAGCGAATGATCAGCAACGACATCGAACAGATTCCGCTGGTCACGGGCGAGGAACTGGTCGGCATCGTCTGTGACGTCGATCTACTGGAGGCGCTGTATGAGTGA
- the glyS gene encoding glycine--tRNA ligase, producing the protein MSDDPQADAGEAEPTSEKLVELAKRRGYFFQSSGAYGGVGGFYTFGPQGAALKGNVEDAWRDRFAVAEGNMEIDAPTIMPEPVFEASGHLEGFDDMLVECPECGESHRADHVVEDNTEYEDAETLPIPEVEEVIAEYELVCPNCGAGLAGQAVETFNLMFATNIGPGDSDPGYMRPETAQGIFVEFPRLKEYARNQLPFGVTQIGRAYRNEISPRRSIIRTREFTQAELEYFIDPEEDEPDLEAVEDVEVTLYPASEQNANDGEEIETTIGEAVEEGVITSPWVAYFLGVAKPWYEAVGVDMDRFRFRQHLSGERAHYAADCWDAESEIDGNWIEMAGFAYRSDYDLSKHAEHSGDRFTVFRQYDEPKTVERATVDPDMSYLGPEFGGDAQAVVDELEALAARDRSAFDGETVEIDLEGESHEIPVEKTGFAVEEQTEAGEHITPHVVEPSFGVDRLVYTVLHHAYREDEVAGEDRTFLELEPEVAPTFVGVFPLQTDDELEAEAEAIAAELREAGLSVTYDESGNIGRRYRRQDEVGTPFCVTVDFESIEQEDGGVTVRERDSTDQKRLPIDDLAETLSAIRAGDLEFEEL; encoded by the coding sequence ATGAGTGACGACCCACAGGCGGACGCGGGCGAGGCGGAGCCGACGAGCGAGAAACTGGTTGAACTGGCCAAGCGGCGCGGCTACTTCTTCCAGTCGTCGGGCGCGTACGGCGGCGTCGGCGGTTTCTACACCTTCGGCCCGCAGGGGGCGGCCCTGAAGGGCAACGTCGAGGACGCGTGGCGGGACCGCTTCGCGGTCGCGGAGGGCAACATGGAGATCGACGCGCCGACGATCATGCCCGAACCCGTCTTCGAGGCCTCGGGCCACCTCGAGGGCTTCGACGACATGCTCGTCGAGTGTCCGGAGTGCGGCGAGAGCCACCGCGCGGACCACGTCGTCGAGGACAATACGGAGTACGAGGACGCCGAGACCCTCCCCATCCCCGAGGTCGAGGAGGTCATCGCCGAGTACGAACTCGTCTGCCCGAACTGCGGCGCGGGGCTCGCGGGCCAGGCCGTCGAGACCTTCAACCTCATGTTCGCGACGAACATCGGCCCCGGCGACTCCGACCCCGGCTACATGCGCCCCGAGACCGCACAGGGCATCTTCGTCGAGTTCCCCCGGCTCAAGGAGTACGCGCGCAACCAGCTCCCCTTCGGCGTGACCCAGATCGGCCGCGCGTATCGCAACGAGATCAGTCCCCGGCGCTCGATCATCCGCACCCGCGAGTTCACACAGGCCGAACTCGAGTACTTCATCGACCCCGAGGAAGACGAACCCGACCTCGAGGCGGTCGAAGACGTCGAGGTGACGCTGTACCCTGCCAGCGAGCAAAACGCCAACGACGGCGAGGAGATCGAGACGACGATCGGCGAGGCCGTCGAGGAGGGCGTCATCACCAGCCCGTGGGTCGCCTACTTCCTCGGCGTCGCGAAGCCGTGGTACGAGGCGGTCGGCGTGGACATGGACCGGTTCCGGTTCCGCCAGCACCTCTCGGGGGAACGCGCCCACTACGCCGCGGACTGTTGGGACGCCGAGAGCGAGATCGACGGCAACTGGATCGAGATGGCCGGCTTCGCCTACCGGAGCGATTACGACCTCTCGAAACACGCCGAACACTCCGGCGACCGCTTTACCGTCTTCCGGCAGTACGACGAACCCAAGACCGTCGAGCGCGCCACCGTCGACCCCGACATGAGCTACCTCGGCCCGGAGTTCGGCGGCGACGCTCAAGCGGTAGTCGACGAACTCGAGGCCCTCGCGGCCCGCGATCGCTCCGCATTCGACGGCGAGACGGTGGAGATCGACCTCGAGGGCGAGAGCCACGAAATCCCCGTCGAAAAGACCGGCTTCGCGGTCGAGGAACAGACCGAGGCCGGCGAGCACATCACGCCCCACGTCGTCGAACCCTCCTTCGGCGTGGATCGGCTCGTCTACACCGTCCTCCACCACGCCTACCGCGAGGACGAAGTCGCCGGCGAAGACCGAACCTTCCTCGAACTCGAGCCCGAAGTCGCCCCCACCTTCGTCGGCGTCTTCCCGCTCCAGACCGACGACGAACTCGAGGCCGAAGCTGAAGCGATCGCGGCGGAACTGCGAGAGGCCGGGCTGTCGGTCACCTACGACGAGTCGGGCAACATCGGCCGGCGCTACCGCCGGCAGGACGAGGTCGGGACGCCCTTCTGCGTGACGGTGGACTTCGAGAGCATCGAACAGGAGGACGGCGGCGTCACAGTCCGCGAGCGCGACTCGACCGACCAGAAACGGCTGCCGATCGACGACCTCGCCGAGACGCTGTCGGCGATCCGGGCTGGCGACCTCGAGTTCGAGGAGCTGTAG
- a CDS encoding MFS transporter, whose amino-acid sequence MSLLGTRNRLATVRSVVTDDRSGILIAVAAGWFLSIGVRLAYPVLLPYLRDAYGLDLTTAGFLLTALWLCYALGQLPGGLLADRFGEGNVLVASTVISAVTLGLVAVAGSAPVVYVATGAFGFGTALYGVARFTTLSDIYPDNDGTAIGVTMAAGQAGNTLLPLAAGGLASAFAWQYGFGLAVPAFVLVAIGLRLAVPGRTSSAESAVDSVSLETVRYVGRELRRPEIVTVAAIQILTYCVWQSFTGFYPTYLIEGKGFSEGVATGLFSAFFATGILVQPLTGRLYDRFGIRKALPPVLGVAAASLVALPFLEGFWPVVVGTAFLSSILGYGTITLPYMTAAFPADMQGTGLGFLRTVYMTVGAMSPVLFGALADRGYFDEAYLVLAGFVAVAVALTWWLPPLSEQ is encoded by the coding sequence GTGTCTCTACTGGGAACGCGCAACCGGTTGGCGACCGTGCGATCGGTCGTGACCGACGACCGCAGCGGCATTCTGATCGCCGTCGCCGCCGGCTGGTTTCTCTCGATCGGCGTTCGACTCGCCTACCCCGTCTTGTTGCCGTATCTCCGAGACGCGTACGGGCTCGACCTGACGACGGCCGGCTTCCTGCTGACCGCCCTCTGGCTCTGCTACGCGCTGGGACAGCTTCCGGGCGGGCTGCTCGCCGACCGGTTCGGCGAGGGGAACGTCCTCGTCGCGAGCACGGTGATCTCAGCGGTGACGCTCGGGCTGGTTGCCGTCGCCGGCTCCGCGCCCGTGGTGTACGTCGCGACCGGCGCGTTCGGGTTCGGAACGGCGCTGTACGGCGTCGCCCGCTTTACGACGCTCTCGGATATCTATCCCGACAACGACGGCACCGCGATCGGCGTGACGATGGCGGCCGGACAGGCCGGTAACACGCTCCTGCCGCTCGCCGCCGGCGGCCTCGCCTCGGCGTTCGCGTGGCAGTACGGCTTCGGCCTCGCGGTGCCAGCGTTCGTGCTCGTGGCGATCGGACTCCGGCTCGCCGTCCCCGGGCGCACCTCGAGCGCGGAAAGTGCCGTCGACAGCGTCTCCCTCGAGACGGTCCGCTACGTCGGCAGGGAGCTCCGCCGACCCGAAATCGTCACCGTGGCCGCGATCCAGATCCTGACCTACTGCGTCTGGCAGTCGTTTACGGGCTTCTACCCGACCTATCTGATCGAGGGCAAGGGGTTTTCGGAGGGGGTCGCGACCGGGCTGTTCAGCGCGTTTTTCGCGACCGGTATCCTCGTCCAGCCGCTGACGGGGCGACTGTACGACCGGTTCGGGATTCGGAAAGCGCTGCCGCCCGTGCTGGGCGTCGCCGCCGCGTCGCTGGTCGCGCTCCCCTTCCTCGAGGGATTCTGGCCCGTGGTCGTCGGGACCGCCTTCCTCTCGAGCATCCTCGGCTACGGGACGATCACGCTGCCGTACATGACCGCGGCGTTCCCGGCGGACATGCAGGGGACGGGGCTGGGCTTCCTGCGGACCGTCTACATGACCGTCGGGGCGATGAGCCCGGTGCTGTTCGGCGCGCTCGCCGATCGGGGCTACTTCGACGAGGCGTATCTCGTGCTGGCCGGGTTCGTCGCCGTCGCGGTGGCGTTGACATGGTGGCTCCCGCCGCTCTCGGAGCAGTGA
- a CDS encoding ABC transporter ATP-binding protein: MSSGIRLDEERRYDREGPLLELEGVTKYFSQESGLLAGLQFDPDTFPPISVDREHVKAVDDVSLEVRPGETLGLVGESGCGKSTLGRTILRLLEPTEGDIYFKGENLADLSGEELRRTRSDMQMIFQDPQSSLDPRMKVGQIIEEPMRAHGLLDDEGREARAKDLLEKVGLDPRHYNRHPHAFSGGQRQRINLARALSVDPDFVVCDEPVSALDVSIQAQVLNTMDELQDEFGLTYLFIAHDLSVIRHISDRVAVMYLGHIVELAEKEELFENPQHPYTRALLESIPVPDPRENGARGVLEGEVPSPVDPPSGCRFRTRCPRLIAPDAYDWGEGKWAQTRAFMRAVKRRSFESMSAARIEAEFFDGVLPRGEAGSIVEEAIDLVATDGGAGREADDDSDRWEAATDLLLDSFAEESICARERPAYELESDRGDGTHFAACHLHR; this comes from the coding sequence GTGAGTAGCGGCATTCGGTTGGACGAGGAGCGCAGGTACGACCGGGAGGGGCCGCTGCTCGAACTCGAGGGCGTCACGAAGTACTTCTCGCAGGAGTCGGGACTGCTCGCGGGCCTGCAGTTCGATCCGGATACGTTCCCGCCGATCAGCGTCGATCGGGAACACGTCAAGGCGGTCGACGACGTCTCCCTCGAGGTGCGGCCCGGCGAGACGCTCGGGCTCGTCGGCGAGTCCGGCTGCGGGAAGAGCACGCTCGGGCGGACGATCCTGCGCCTGCTCGAGCCCACCGAGGGGGACATCTACTTCAAGGGGGAGAATCTGGCGGACCTGAGCGGCGAGGAACTCCGGCGGACCCGCTCGGACATGCAGATGATCTTTCAGGACCCCCAGTCCTCGCTCGATCCGCGGATGAAGGTCGGCCAGATCATTGAGGAGCCGATGCGGGCCCACGGGCTGCTCGACGACGAGGGCCGGGAGGCCCGGGCGAAGGACCTCCTCGAGAAGGTCGGGCTCGATCCGCGCCACTACAACCGCCATCCACACGCCTTCTCCGGCGGGCAGCGCCAGCGGATCAACCTCGCGCGGGCGCTGTCGGTCGACCCCGATTTCGTCGTCTGTGACGAGCCCGTCTCCGCGCTGGACGTCTCCATTCAGGCGCAGGTGCTGAACACGATGGACGAACTCCAAGACGAGTTCGGGCTGACCTACCTCTTCATCGCCCACGACCTCTCCGTGATCCGCCACATCTCCGACCGCGTGGCGGTGATGTACCTCGGTCACATCGTCGAGCTCGCCGAGAAAGAAGAGCTGTTCGAGAACCCACAACATCCCTACACTCGCGCCCTGCTCGAGTCGATCCCCGTCCCCGACCCGCGGGAGAACGGCGCGCGCGGCGTGCTCGAGGGCGAGGTACCGAGCCCGGTCGATCCGCCCTCGGGGTGTCGGTTCCGGACGCGGTGTCCGCGACTGATCGCCCCCGACGCGTACGACTGGGGCGAGGGGAAATGGGCGCAGACGCGAGCGTTCATGCGAGCGGTCAAGCGGCGGTCGTTCGAGTCGATGTCGGCCGCCCGGATCGAGGCCGAGTTCTTCGACGGAGTTCTGCCGCGGGGCGAGGCGGGATCGATCGTCGAGGAGGCGATCGACCTCGTCGCGACCGACGGCGGGGCCGGTCGCGAGGCCGACGACGACTCCGACCGCTGGGAAGCGGCGACCGACCTCCTGCTCGACTCTTTCGCCGAGGAAAGCATCTGTGCGCGCGAGCGACCGGCCTACGAACTCGAGTCCGATCGCGGCGACGGGACCCATTTCGCGGCCTGTCACCTCCACCGGTGA
- a CDS encoding dolichol kinase, whose translation MADELKRRLVHASGSGLVALYLLANYLELGLTWARFQALMLVLATGALVLEFLRLRVGLDWRLYDVLTREYEQDNPAAYALYLISMAAVVVVFEPDIALPAMLMLALGDPISGTVSDNTLKRVKPPKVLGTMFLVSTVIAIPFLPVVAALVAALGATLADGITLEIRTYIVDDNLTIPIYAACLAFLALEFAPV comes from the coding sequence ATGGCCGACGAACTGAAGCGGCGACTCGTCCACGCCAGCGGTTCGGGACTGGTCGCCCTCTATCTGCTCGCCAATTATCTCGAGCTCGGGCTCACGTGGGCCCGGTTTCAGGCTCTCATGCTCGTCCTCGCGACCGGCGCGCTCGTCCTCGAGTTCCTGCGGCTCCGGGTCGGGCTCGACTGGCGGCTCTACGACGTGCTCACCCGCGAGTACGAGCAGGACAACCCCGCCGCCTACGCGCTGTACCTGATCAGCATGGCCGCCGTCGTGGTAGTCTTCGAGCCGGATATCGCCCTCCCTGCGATGTTGATGCTCGCGCTTGGCGACCCGATCAGCGGCACGGTCTCGGACAACACGCTCAAGCGAGTCAAGCCGCCGAAGGTGCTCGGCACGATGTTCCTCGTGTCGACGGTGATCGCGATCCCGTTCCTGCCCGTTGTGGCGGCGCTGGTCGCCGCCCTCGGCGCGACGCTGGCCGACGGCATCACCCTCGAGATCCGGACCTACATCGTCGACGACAACCTGACGATCCCGATCTACGCCGCCTGTCTGGCGTTTCTCGCACTCGAGTTCGCGCCGGTGTAG